A genomic stretch from Anaerococcus mediterraneensis includes:
- a CDS encoding DUF3793 family protein, whose translation MNETYLASHCFGVFANIKPSNLFRMVDLSEESVLKEIEFWNKTFNKYDIFFRQVARTDRGSLVFVYRRKKLLTYLSQDAVNNFLKSLNYQTNSLEKCLACVSERLSCGLFPHEIGCFLGYPFEDVEGFIKNKGQNYLCCGYWKVYYNKEEKEKLFALYDQTRKFYMDTYQEGCDIKDLVRI comes from the coding sequence ATGAATGAGACCTATCTTGCCAGCCACTGCTTTGGCGTTTTTGCAAATATAAAGCCTTCTAATCTTTTTAGGATGGTGGATTTAAGCGAAGAGTCTGTATTAAAAGAAATTGAGTTTTGGAATAAAACTTTTAATAAATATGATATATTTTTCAGGCAGGTGGCTAGGACGGATAGGGGATCTCTTGTTTTTGTCTACAGGCGCAAGAAGCTATTGACTTACCTTAGCCAAGATGCTGTAAACAATTTTCTAAAATCTCTTAACTATCAAACCAATTCGCTAGAAAAATGCTTGGCTTGTGTATCAGAAAGGCTAAGCTGTGGCCTCTTTCCTCATGAGATTGGATGTTTTTTAGGATATCCCTTTGAGGATGTAGAGGGCTTTATAAAAAATAAAGGTCAAAATTACCTATGCTGCGGCTATTGGAAAGTTTATTATAATAAGGAAGAAAAAGAAAAACTTTTTGCCCTGTATGACCAGACAAGGAAGTTTTACATGGATACATATCAGGAAGGATGTGACATAAAAGACCTAGTAAGGATCTGA
- a CDS encoding flavodoxin encodes MSKIAVVYWSGTGNTGIMADEIVGKIKEMGHEAEKIFSDDFSAGDIANYDAFAFGCPAMGSEELEEDSFEPMFESVEKNLENKPVVIFGSYEWADGEWMHTWQDRCKDNGINLVADGLAVYDTPDDEGVEACKKLAEDLVNSL; translated from the coding sequence ATGTCAAAAATCGCAGTTGTATATTGGTCAGGTACAGGTAATACTGGAATCATGGCTGATGAAATAGTCGGCAAAATCAAAGAAATGGGTCATGAGGCAGAAAAGATTTTTTCTGATGATTTCTCAGCAGGAGATATTGCAAATTATGATGCCTTTGCCTTTGGTTGTCCAGCTATGGGATCAGAGGAGCTAGAAGAGGATTCTTTTGAGCCAATGTTTGAATCAGTAGAAAAAAACCTAGAAAACAAACCAGTTGTTATATTCGGTTCATATGAATGGGCTGATGGAGAGTGGATGCACACATGGCAAGATAGATGCAAGGATAACGGTATAAACTTAGTTGCCGACGGACTTGCTGTTTATGATACACCTGATGATGAGGGCGTAGAAGCTTGCAAAAAACTTGCAGAAGACCTTGTAAATAGCTTGTAA
- a CDS encoding FeoB-associated Cys-rich membrane protein: protein MNKASWLLLAVIIAICTYIIYSKFVKKSEGSCGGCSACSGEDGHKSSCCH from the coding sequence ATGAACAAAGCATCATGGTTACTTTTAGCTGTTATTATAGCTATTTGTACTTACATAATTTATAGTAAATTTGTAAAGAAATCAGAAGGTTCATGTGGTGGTTGCAGTGCTTGTAGTGGAGAAGATGGTCATAAATCATCCTGCTGCCATTAA
- the feoB gene encoding ferrous iron transport protein B, with the protein MTIRVALAGNPNSGKTTLFNALTGSNQRVGNWPGVTVDKKEGLLKGHKDIIIEDLPGIYSLSPYTMEEVVSREYLLNEKPDLIINLVDGSNLVRNLYLTSQLSELGIPMLISLNMMDIVRSKGDKIDVDALSKEINAPIVETIAAKEKGIDKLIEKVLELVKGGEKPNTMVFGPELEEALGAISEDLKPIVGEDFARYYSIKAFENDDESMNHITIPSDVLAKIEKIRNDFEAKEDDDCESIITTGRYENLAELSDKVLVKAPVKPSITDKVDKIVTSRILGLPIFALVMFLVFFGAVYEHSPGTMGTDAVNGFFEDTLTPAVGAWMEGANINPVLQSLVTDGALAGVGAVLGFLPQMMVLFALLSILEDIGYMARVAFIMDRLFRRFGLSGKSFIPAMVATGCGVPGVQASRTIENERDRKITIMTATFMPCSAKLPVIALIVGAFFPEHRALVSFSFYAIGIASIVFSGIILKKFKQLADEPAPFIMELPPYHAPRVKSVLTDVYNKSKAYVKRAGTIIFLSSIIIWFLTNFNFRLQLIEENSEGSIIAVLGSVIGVIFRPIGFGSWQSTVATISGFVAKENVVSTMGVVLGLGSEVAEDTPELLQAFGAAIGTPVAGYSFLLFNMLCMPCFAAVGAIKTEMDDNKWTAITIAYQMGFAYIVSLIFYQLASFFVYGKFGIGTVLGIVALIFFIYMVVRKSNAKREIEFKQSLA; encoded by the coding sequence ATGACAATTAGAGTAGCTTTAGCAGGTAACCCTAACTCAGGAAAAACCACCCTTTTCAACGCCCTAACAGGCTCAAATCAAAGGGTAGGTAACTGGCCAGGTGTTACCGTAGATAAAAAAGAAGGTCTTTTAAAAGGCCACAAAGACATTATTATTGAAGACTTACCAGGAATTTATTCCCTTTCTCCATATACTATGGAAGAAGTTGTTTCTAGGGAATACCTCCTTAATGAAAAACCAGATTTAATCATCAACCTAGTTGACGGATCAAACTTAGTAAGAAACTTATATCTTACAAGCCAATTATCAGAGCTTGGTATCCCAATGCTTATATCCCTAAACATGATGGATATAGTAAGGAGCAAGGGAGATAAGATTGATGTTGATGCTTTATCTAAGGAAATAAATGCCCCTATAGTTGAAACTATAGCAGCTAAGGAAAAAGGTATTGATAAATTAATCGAAAAAGTCTTAGAGCTTGTAAAGGGCGGAGAAAAACCAAATACTATGGTGTTTGGTCCTGAACTAGAAGAGGCTCTAGGAGCAATTTCAGAAGACTTAAAACCAATTGTTGGAGAAGATTTTGCTAGGTATTATTCCATTAAGGCTTTTGAAAATGATGATGAATCAATGAACCACATCACAATTCCTAGTGATGTTTTAGCTAAGATTGAAAAAATTAGAAATGACTTTGAAGCAAAAGAAGACGATGATTGCGAGTCAATCATTACTACAGGTAGGTATGAGAATTTAGCTGAACTTTCTGATAAGGTTCTAGTGAAGGCTCCTGTAAAACCATCTATAACAGATAAGGTTGATAAGATTGTAACTAGTAGAATCTTAGGTCTACCAATCTTTGCCCTTGTAATGTTTTTGGTATTTTTCGGTGCAGTTTATGAACATTCACCAGGAACTATGGGTACTGATGCAGTTAACGGCTTCTTTGAAGATACACTTACACCAGCAGTTGGTGCTTGGATGGAAGGAGCTAATATAAACCCAGTTCTCCAATCATTAGTTACTGACGGTGCACTTGCAGGTGTGGGAGCAGTACTTGGATTCTTACCACAAATGATGGTTCTATTTGCTCTATTATCAATACTTGAAGATATAGGTTATATGGCAAGGGTTGCCTTCATCATGGACAGACTTTTCAGAAGATTTGGTCTATCAGGTAAATCATTCATCCCAGCCATGGTTGCAACAGGATGTGGTGTACCAGGTGTCCAAGCATCAAGAACAATCGAAAATGAAAGAGATAGAAAGATTACAATCATGACAGCTACTTTCATGCCTTGTTCAGCAAAATTACCAGTAATTGCCCTAATCGTAGGTGCATTTTTCCCAGAACATCGAGCCTTAGTATCATTCTCATTCTATGCGATTGGTATAGCTTCAATTGTATTTTCTGGTATTATCTTAAAGAAATTTAAACAACTAGCTGATGAACCAGCACCATTTATCATGGAGCTTCCTCCATACCACGCACCAAGAGTAAAATCAGTTTTAACTGACGTTTATAACAAGTCTAAGGCCTATGTTAAGAGAGCAGGAACAATAATCTTCCTATCATCTATCATAATTTGGTTCTTAACAAACTTTAACTTCAGATTACAATTGATTGAAGAAAACTCAGAAGGATCAATCATAGCTGTATTAGGTTCTGTAATCGGTGTAATCTTTAGGCCAATAGGATTTGGAAGCTGGCAATCAACAGTTGCTACAATATCAGGTTTTGTTGCAAAAGAGAACGTAGTTTCTACCATGGGCGTTGTTCTAGGCCTTGGTAGTGAGGTTGCAGAAGATACACCAGAATTGCTTCAAGCTTTCGGCGCTGCAATAGGAACACCAGTTGCAGGTTATTCATTCTTGCTATTCAACATGCTTTGCATGCCATGTTTCGCAGCAGTAGGTGCTATCAAGACAGAAATGGATGACAATAAGTGGACAGCAATCACTATTGCTTATCAAATGGGCTTTGCCTATATAGTAAGCTTAATCTTCTACCAACTAGCAAGCTTCTTTGTTTATGGTAAATTTGGAATAGGCACAGTACTTGGAATAGTAGCCCTAATATTCTTTATTTACATGGTAGTAAGAAAATCTAATGCAAAACGAGAAATTGAATTTAAACAATCTTTAGCATAA
- a CDS encoding ferrous iron transport protein A: protein MSFLNEVPIKSTVRVTKVGGDGPTKRRIMDMGITKNTEIYIRKVAPLGDPIQINLRGYELSIRKDDAKNISVERI, encoded by the coding sequence ATGAGTTTTTTGAATGAAGTGCCTATAAAAAGCACAGTCAGGGTAACCAAGGTGGGCGGAGACGGACCTACCAAGAGGAGAATTATGGATATGGGTATTACAAAAAATACTGAAATCTATATCAGAAAGGTAGCTCCATTGGGAGACCCTATTCAAATTAATTTAAGAGGATACGAACTAAGCATCAGAAAAGATGACGCAAAGAATATAAGTGTGGAAAGAATATGA
- a CDS encoding FeoA family protein encodes MPITFYSEGALVEVIKLKGDEKIIKHLNNLGFAKGRQIRVQSFDGVNYIFSIDDNRFALNKDLAQKIIVREVA; translated from the coding sequence ATGCCTATCACATTTTATAGCGAAGGGGCCTTGGTAGAAGTTATCAAGCTCAAGGGTGATGAGAAAATCATCAAACACCTAAACAACTTAGGTTTCGCGAAGGGAAGACAAATCAGAGTACAAAGCTTTGATGGGGTCAACTATATATTTTCAATTGATGATAATAGGTTTGCCCTCAATAAAGATTTGGCTCAAAAAATTATTGTAAGAGAGGTTGCATAA
- a CDS encoding low specificity L-threonine aldolase, which yields MYFFVNDYNSIAYPQILDKLREKLDEKNPGYGFDDYTKKATDLIKKALGDDECHIYFLPGGTSANIIGAACGMRQQDSIFSARTGHIQGHEAGSIEATGIKIELIDTLDGKLTRKSLEKAYKNFDTEYVTVPKKVYISNTTELGTVYKKDQLREIYDFCKENDLYLFIDGARIAAALASDQADYSLKDLTSLCDIFYLGGTKAGLPFGEALVVKNPDLNKNIINLIKQKGFLLAKGFVSGLIWESVFEKEDFYLEGSKKAYKMAKILAEGLVEKGYKLAYPFESNQIFVRVDEKAYEKFSKIAQFEIMSEEDGEKIIRLVTSFRTEKEEVEGFLDQI from the coding sequence ATGTATTTTTTTGTAAATGACTACAACTCTATAGCCTATCCACAGATCTTGGATAAGCTAAGGGAAAAACTAGATGAGAAAAACCCAGGCTACGGTTTTGATGACTACACAAAAAAAGCTACTGACCTCATAAAGAAAGCCTTGGGAGATGATGAATGCCATATATATTTCTTGCCAGGGGGTACTAGCGCCAATATCATAGGGGCGGCTTGCGGGATGCGCCAGCAAGATTCGATTTTTTCTGCAAGAACCGGCCACATCCAAGGCCACGAAGCAGGATCTATTGAGGCAACTGGCATAAAAATCGAGCTCATAGACACCCTTGATGGCAAGCTTACGAGAAAATCCCTAGAAAAAGCCTACAAAAATTTTGATACAGAATATGTGACTGTCCCAAAAAAAGTTTATATTTCAAATACTACAGAGCTTGGAACAGTCTATAAAAAAGATCAGCTAAGAGAAATCTATGATTTTTGCAAGGAAAATGACCTCTATCTTTTTATAGATGGGGCCAGAATAGCAGCAGCTCTGGCATCCGATCAAGCTGACTACAGCCTAAAAGACCTGACAAGCTTGTGCGATATTTTCTATTTAGGAGGGACAAAAGCTGGCCTACCTTTTGGTGAGGCCCTAGTTGTCAAAAACCCTGACCTAAACAAAAATATTATAAACCTCATAAAGCAAAAAGGCTTTCTTTTGGCCAAGGGCTTTGTTTCTGGCCTAATTTGGGAAAGTGTTTTTGAAAAAGAAGATTTTTACCTAGAAGGCTCCAAAAAAGCCTACAAAATGGCAAAAATTTTGGCCGAAGGCCTAGTGGAAAAAGGCTACAAACTAGCCTACCCCTTTGAGTCTAATCAAATTTTTGTAAGAGTCGATGAAAAAGCCTACGAAAAATTCTCAAAAATTGCACAATTTGAAATAATGTCAGAAGAAGACGGCGAAAAGATAATAAGGCTGGTCACATCTTTTAGGACAGAAAAAGAAGAAGTTGAGGGATTTTTAGACCAAATATAA
- the uraA gene encoding uracil permease, producing the protein MKEKRIYHIDDKVPGKLLLPLSLQHTFAMFGASVLVPILFQINPGIVLLMNGIGTLLFILITKGKAPAYLGSSFAFLAPGTAIIATQGFEYAQGAFVVVGILGCVLSYIIYKFGIKWIDIVLPPAAMGAVVALIGFELAGNTVTGGAIGANLMTDTAQAKDFIVFAITLLTAIIGSVAFKGFFSTIPILIAIVVGYIGAVFFDMVDFTPVLQAKLFTMPNFHMAKFSLEAILAMLPVILVITSEHISHQVVTSNIVGRDLLKDPGLHRSIFADNFSTALSGLVGGVPTTTYGENIGVMAITGVYSVQVIGGAAIVSILMAFFGPLAAFISTIPGNVIGGVTFLLYGMIGTSGIRLLVDQKVDYSKSMNLVLTSVIFIAGLSGLSIKFGSIELSGMVLASVVAVVLSAFMTLLKKLKLTNE; encoded by the coding sequence ATGAAAGAAAAAAGAATTTATCACATAGATGATAAGGTCCCAGGTAAACTCCTCTTGCCACTTTCTTTGCAACACACTTTTGCAATGTTTGGGGCATCTGTTTTGGTTCCAATTTTATTTCAAATTAATCCAGGTATTGTTCTTTTGATGAATGGAATCGGCACCCTATTATTTATACTTATAACCAAAGGCAAGGCACCGGCTTATTTGGGTTCTTCGTTTGCGTTTTTAGCACCAGGTACTGCTATTATCGCAACTCAAGGATTTGAATACGCTCAGGGTGCTTTTGTTGTAGTTGGAATCCTCGGCTGTGTCTTATCCTATATTATTTATAAATTTGGTATCAAATGGATAGATATAGTCTTGCCACCAGCAGCTATGGGAGCTGTTGTTGCCCTAATAGGTTTTGAGTTAGCAGGCAATACTGTCACAGGTGGGGCCATAGGAGCTAACCTCATGACAGACACGGCCCAGGCCAAGGACTTTATAGTTTTTGCTATAACCCTTCTTACGGCCATAATAGGATCTGTTGCTTTCAAAGGGTTTTTCTCAACTATTCCAATCTTGATAGCCATAGTTGTAGGCTATATAGGAGCAGTATTTTTTGATATGGTTGATTTTACTCCAGTTTTACAGGCAAAATTATTTACCATGCCAAATTTCCACATGGCAAAGTTTTCTCTTGAGGCAATTCTTGCCATGCTGCCAGTCATTCTAGTTATAACAAGTGAGCATATCAGCCACCAGGTTGTAACATCAAATATAGTTGGAAGGGACCTTTTAAAAGATCCAGGCCTCCACAGGTCGATTTTTGCCGATAATTTCTCCACAGCCTTATCAGGTCTTGTAGGTGGTGTACCAACTACAACCTATGGAGAAAATATTGGAGTAATGGCAATCACAGGCGTCTACTCAGTCCAGGTTATAGGAGGAGCTGCTATAGTTTCTATCCTTATGGCATTTTTTGGCCCTCTAGCTGCCTTTATCTCAACTATTCCAGGCAATGTCATAGGTGGAGTTACATTTCTACTTTATGGGATGATAGGTACTAGCGGGATCAGACTACTTGTAGATCAGAAAGTTGACTACTCAAAATCAATGAATTTAGTTTTAACTTCAGTTATATTTATAGCTGGTCTTTCTGGTTTGTCTATCAAGTTTGGATCAATAGAGCTTTCAGGCATGGTACTCGCATCTGTTGTGGCAGTTGTGCTTTCAGCCTTTATGACACTTTTAAAGAAGCTAAAACTTACAAACGAATAA
- a CDS encoding arginine deiminase: MRKINVNNEIKTLKTVMVHRPGEELLNLTPNLLDELLFDDIPDLDKAREEHDVFAEIFRQNGVEVVYLEDLMAESLKANEGLRAKFLDQYLKEAGIVNESIYKESFDLLKSIKDDKTFVEKTMSGITLSEIDAFNHLKDRVVSHGNYNAINPMPNLYFTRDPFSSIAGGVSINKMYSVTRSRETIYADYIFNYHPTYKGTKNYYGRDKDHHIEGGDILNINENLIMVGISQRTEIDAIKALAKNLILDEDNKIEEVLAVNIPNERAYMHLDTVFTQIDFDTFTYHPGIISSFHAISFRARDGEIVSEAMDKTLDDLLKDALGLDKINLLPCGGGDPIAALREQWTDGSNTLAIAPGKVIVYKRNNVTNRMLELNDVEVIKLDSSTLTVGRGGPRCMSMPLVRCD, encoded by the coding sequence ATGAGAAAAATCAATGTAAACAATGAGATCAAGACCTTAAAAACTGTTATGGTTCATAGGCCTGGCGAAGAGCTTTTGAATTTGACTCCAAATTTATTGGATGAGCTTTTGTTTGATGATATACCAGACTTGGACAAGGCCAGGGAAGAGCATGATGTCTTTGCAGAAATTTTTAGGCAAAATGGGGTTGAGGTGGTCTACCTAGAGGACCTCATGGCAGAAAGTCTAAAAGCAAATGAGGGTCTTAGGGCAAAGTTTTTGGACCAATACCTAAAAGAAGCTGGCATTGTCAATGAAAGCATCTACAAGGAGTCTTTTGACCTTTTAAAATCTATAAAGGATGATAAAACTTTTGTAGAAAAAACCATGTCAGGTATTACCCTTAGCGAGATTGATGCCTTCAACCACCTAAAAGATAGGGTTGTAAGTCACGGCAATTACAATGCTATAAATCCTATGCCAAACTTATATTTTACAAGAGATCCTTTCTCATCTATAGCAGGTGGGGTTTCTATAAACAAGATGTATTCTGTAACAAGGTCTAGGGAGACCATATACGCTGATTATATCTTTAACTACCACCCAACCTACAAGGGGACAAAAAATTATTATGGTAGGGATAAGGACCACCACATAGAGGGCGGTGACATCCTAAATATAAATGAAAATCTCATCATGGTAGGGATCAGCCAGAGGACAGAGATAGACGCTATCAAGGCCTTGGCAAAAAATCTAATCCTAGATGAGGATAACAAAATAGAAGAGGTCCTAGCTGTAAATATCCCAAATGAAAGGGCCTATATGCACCTAGATACTGTCTTTACCCAGATAGACTTTGATACCTTTACCTACCACCCAGGCATAATAAGTTCCTTCCATGCCATAAGTTTTAGGGCCCGTGATGGGGAAATTGTATCAGAAGCCATGGATAAGACCTTGGATGATCTTTTAAAAGATGCCCTTGGATTAGATAAGATAAACTTGCTTCCTTGTGGGGGAGGAGATCCAATAGCAGCCCTTCGTGAACAATGGACAGATGGGTCCAACACCCTAGCTATAGCCCCAGGCAAAGTCATAGTTTATAAGAGAAACAATGTTACAAATAGGATGCTAGAGCTAAATGATGTAGAGGTTATAAAACTAGATTCCTCAACCCTAACCGTAGGTAGGGGCGGCCCAAGATGTATGTCTATGCCACTTGTTAGATGTGATTGA
- a CDS encoding ABC transporter substrate-binding protein, translated as MKKKLTLLAALVLSLGMFSACGNDAKKEEAPKEEAKVEEKAEESKEEEKEPAKEGQTEIVFWHAMGGGQGEALEGLVADFEKENPDIKVTLQHQGGYGDLNQILVATMQSPKDLPTLTQAYPDWMLQFSEAGMVADLTDMVKGEDGIEDYEDIFPGVRDEIEQDGKIIGLPFNKSTEVLWYNQDLFDELGIKNPTNFEELKEVAKKIKAEKDIPAFGWDSLSNFYVTYLKNKGIDFGPDLDVTCPESIEAVNYYLDGIKEGYFRIAGTDQYLSGPFANNQLAGYIGSNAGEVYVKEGVEGKFKYAAQAYPAEKAVQQGTNIYMFNGASDEQKAAAFKLLKFLSSKDSQIKFGLETGYMPARKTAVEDESYKNADSEIPKILETASEKLFSRPLVPGSQQAYNDVASKLEEILSNPDSDVKAEMEAFKAQFESDFEQ; from the coding sequence ATGAAGAAAAAATTAACACTACTAGCAGCCTTAGTCCTATCTTTGGGAATGTTTTCAGCTTGTGGCAATGATGCCAAAAAAGAAGAAGCACCAAAAGAAGAAGCCAAGGTAGAAGAAAAGGCAGAAGAGAGCAAAGAAGAGGAAAAAGAACCAGCCAAAGAAGGCCAAACAGAAATAGTATTTTGGCATGCAATGGGTGGTGGCCAAGGTGAGGCCCTAGAAGGACTTGTAGCTGATTTTGAGAAAGAAAATCCAGATATTAAAGTTACTCTACAACACCAAGGTGGTTATGGTGACCTAAACCAAATCCTAGTTGCTACAATGCAATCTCCAAAAGATCTACCAACCCTAACCCAAGCTTATCCAGACTGGATGCTACAATTCTCAGAAGCAGGAATGGTAGCTGACCTTACAGATATGGTCAAGGGTGAAGACGGTATAGAAGACTATGAAGATATTTTCCCAGGTGTTAGAGATGAGATCGAACAAGATGGCAAGATTATAGGACTTCCATTTAACAAATCTACAGAAGTTTTGTGGTACAACCAAGACCTATTTGATGAACTAGGTATAAAAAATCCAACAAACTTCGAAGAACTAAAAGAAGTTGCTAAAAAAATCAAGGCAGAAAAAGATATACCAGCCTTTGGTTGGGACTCCCTATCAAACTTCTATGTAACCTACCTAAAAAATAAGGGCATAGACTTTGGTCCAGACCTAGATGTTACATGCCCAGAATCAATCGAAGCAGTTAATTATTACCTAGATGGTATAAAAGAAGGCTACTTCAGAATAGCTGGTACTGACCAATACCTATCAGGTCCTTTTGCAAACAACCAATTAGCAGGATATATCGGATCTAACGCTGGTGAAGTTTATGTAAAAGAAGGTGTAGAAGGCAAATTTAAATATGCAGCCCAAGCTTATCCAGCAGAAAAAGCAGTACAACAAGGTACAAACATCTATATGTTTAACGGTGCTAGCGATGAACAAAAGGCAGCAGCATTTAAACTTCTTAAATTCCTATCAAGCAAGGATTCACAAATCAAATTTGGTCTAGAAACAGGCTACATGCCAGCCAGAAAAACAGCTGTAGAAGATGAATCTTATAAAAATGCTGATTCAGAGATTCCAAAAATCCTAGAAACAGCAAGTGAAAAACTATTCTCAAGACCACTTGTACCAGGCAGCCAACAAGCCTACAATGATGTAGCAAGCAAGCTTGAAGAAATACTTTCAAACCCAGATTCTGATGTAAAAGCAGAGATGGAAGCATTCAAAGCACAATTTGAATCAGATTTTGAACAATAA
- a CDS encoding carbohydrate ABC transporter permease, with product MRKIIKVISYIFVVFMAVITLFPFLYMISSALMSFGEVTAIPPKLLPASPQLSNFREAMKAAPFARYFVNTVFVSLVNTLGTLATTVLAAFALSFLNFRGKKVLENFMLALLMVPFEIIIFTNYSTIAKLGLLDTYLALIIPFMASVFYIFYLREFLRSVPMEFYNAAKVDGASDFEFIRRVMVPMCKQNLFTIGLLNFITGWNSFLWPILVTNTKNMRLISNGLSAFATEAGQLIHLQMAASSITILPILILYLIFRKQILRGVAFGGIKG from the coding sequence ATGAGAAAGATTATAAAAGTAATATCCTATATATTTGTCGTCTTTATGGCGGTAATAACCTTGTTTCCATTTTTGTACATGATATCATCGGCACTGATGAGTTTTGGTGAGGTCACAGCTATACCTCCAAAACTTTTGCCAGCTAGCCCTCAGCTATCCAACTTTAGGGAGGCTATGAAGGCAGCACCCTTTGCTAGATACTTTGTAAATACTGTTTTTGTATCCCTGGTCAACACCTTGGGTACTCTGGCTACAACAGTCCTTGCGGCCTTTGCCCTTAGCTTTTTAAATTTTAGGGGCAAAAAAGTTTTGGAAAATTTTATGCTGGCACTTTTGATGGTACCTTTTGAGATAATAATTTTTACAAATTATTCAACCATAGCCAAGCTTGGACTTCTTGATACCTATCTAGCCCTTATAATCCCATTTATGGCATCAGTTTTTTATATTTTCTATTTGAGAGAATTTCTAAGGTCTGTGCCAATGGAGTTTTATAATGCAGCCAAGGTTGACGGGGCAAGTGATTTTGAGTTTATAAGGAGAGTTATGGTTCCAATGTGCAAGCAAAACCTATTTACCATTGGGCTTTTAAACTTTATAACCGGTTGGAACTCATTTTTGTGGCCAATCCTTGTTACAAATACAAAAAACATGAGGCTGATATCAAATGGTCTTTCTGCCTTTGCGACAGAGGCAGGACAGCTTATCCACCTACAGATGGCAGCATCATCTATAACAATCCTACCAATCCTCATCCTCTATCTGATCTTTAGAAAACAAATCCTAAGGGGAGTGGCCTTTGGCGGAATCAAAGGATAA
- a CDS encoding carbohydrate ABC transporter permease — protein MKKKMTYKAESTNKAWLFLLPALAFILVFNVYPLIRTFVMSVNNNNILNPSFVGFKNFPAVFNDKLFKLAMKNTFIYSITVVPLSIIISMVIALILNKNIKGSKFFESVFFIPYLTSVIAIGIVFRYLFNGQYGFINYVLGFFGLGPIDFLNNPNYNMLAAIIFGVWNALAFNIIVILSGLRGIDKSYYKIADTFGATSWEQFKKITLPQLTNIITFLFLTSFISAFKVYNQIFALFNGKAGVGNRLITAVFYIYKKFYVEYRYGHAMAAAVILFLFLLVLTFIQRKLLRLLAR, from the coding sequence ATGAAAAAGAAAATGACCTACAAGGCAGAATCAACCAATAAAGCCTGGCTATTTCTTTTGCCAGCCCTAGCTTTTATCCTAGTTTTCAATGTCTATCCTTTGATCAGGACCTTTGTCATGTCTGTCAACAACAACAATATCCTAAATCCATCTTTTGTAGGATTTAAAAACTTCCCGGCAGTTTTTAATGACAAACTTTTCAAACTAGCTATGAAAAATACCTTTATATATTCGATCACGGTTGTGCCTTTGTCTATAATCATATCTATGGTCATAGCCTTGATTTTGAATAAAAATATAAAGGGATCCAAATTTTTTGAAAGTGTGTTTTTTATACCTTACCTAACAAGTGTCATAGCTATAGGTATAGTTTTTAGGTATTTGTTCAACGGCCAATACGGTTTTATCAACTACGTCCTAGGATTTTTTGGACTCGGGCCTATAGATTTTTTGAACAATCCAAACTACAATATGCTGGCAGCCATCATCTTTGGTGTATGGAATGCCCTAGCCTTTAATATAATAGTGATCTTGTCAGGCCTAAGGGGTATAGACAAATCTTATTATAAGATTGCAGATACTTTTGGAGCTACAAGCTGGGAGCAGTTTAAAAAAATAACATTGCCACAGCTTACAAATATAATTACCTTTTTGTTTTTGACAAGCTTTATATCAGCCTTTAAGGTCTACAACCAAATATTTGCCCTCTTTAACGGCAAGGCCGGTGTGGGTAATAGGCTAATCACAGCAGTTTTTTATATCTACAAAAAGTTTTATGTAGAATACCGCTATGGCCATGCTATGGCGGCGGCAGTTATCTTGTTTCTATTTCTTTTGGTCCTTACCTTTATCCAAAGGAAACTTTTGAGACTTTTGGCAAGGTAG